From one Desulfuribacillus stibiiarsenatis genomic stretch:
- a CDS encoding transposase domain-containing protein translates to KNWLFAATPKGASASAAIYSIIETAKANGLNIYSYLNYLLLYMPDTDYRNRPEDLEDLMPWSPRILAECKN, encoded by the coding sequence GAAAGAATTGGCTATTTGCAGCTACTCCTAAAGGGGCCTCCGCTAGTGCCGCTATATACAGCATCATCGAGACAGCAAAAGCAAATGGACTGAACATATACAGCTACCTAAACTATCTTCTCTTATACATGCCGGATACTGATTACCGGAATAGGCCAGAAGATTTAGAAGATTTAATGCCTTGGTCTCCGCGTATACTAGCTGAATGCAAGAACTAG